TGAACGTCCGGGCGAACGACTTCCGGATAGACGGAGAAGGTGTCGATATCAATGTGGGTCATGACGGTGTCAAGGTGCATACAGGAGCGATGTTTTGGCAGTTCAACGGCAATGACGCGTTCCGCCTGACGATGTTTAAACAATGCCTGCGCCAGGAACTCGACGCCCTGCGGCGTAGTACGTTCAGACATACCGATCAACACCGCGCCGCGGCCAATCACCAGCACATCGCCGCCCTCTAAAGTGGCGTGGTCGTAATTAATGTCCTCGTCGCCGAAATATTTAATGAAATCACCGCCTGCGAATTGAGGATGCCAGCGATAAATGGCACGTAAATTATTCGTTTCACGTTGGCGTGCAGGTTTCGCCATGGGGTTAATTGAGACGCCGTTATATATCCAGCAGGACGTGTCACGGGTAAATAGGTGATTCGGTAATGGCTTCATAATAAAGTCATTAATATCGTGAGTATCGACCACCATATTTTTTATGGAGGCGGGAATTTCGCCGTAAGTTAAACCGCCGCTTAAATGGCGAGCCAGTTCACGGTGCGGCATATCCGCCAGCCAGGCGCGAATATCTGCGGCAAAGGTGGGCCCAAGGCGATAATCGGAAATTTGCGTATCCAGTAGCCAGGCTTTAGCGTCAGCCACATCCAGCGTTTGGGTGAGCAGGTCGGTTAACAGCAACACTTCTATCCCTTGCTGGCGCAGCGTGTTGGCAAAAATGTCATGCTCTTCGCCAGCGCGCTCTACGGATAATACATCGTCAAAAAGTAATTCCTGACAATTTGAAGGGGTAAGTCTTTTTAGGCTGAGATTGGGCCGATGCAACATTACGCTGCGTAATTGACCGATTTCAGAACCGACAAAATGCTTTTCCATCATTATACCTTTTACATAATTACAAGAATAAAGAAGGAGTGGCTGCAAATATTTAGCGTGCTTGCAGTCGCGGCGTTTCAGTTAAATTCGGGAGCAATGATTGAATTTTATTTGGGTTGTTAATGTGATGAGATTCACATCAATCAAGGAGTGCTATTTTTCTTACTTAATATATGAACCGGGTCAGAGAAATTCAAAAAACAATAAGGCATTAAATGAATTACTACGCAGCTATATGGTTTGTTATTTTTCTATTGTTAATTATTTGTTTGCTGTATTGAATGATATTTAAATCTTAACTCATTGAAAATAAAGTGATTATTTTTAATGGTTGCATAACTATGCGTGAGGGGGATTTTATTATCGGGGATATTTAAATAATTTAAAAATAACTATGGATAGAGAAGTCATTTATGCAGGGAGAGCGAATTGTGATCGCTAAAACGTTTTTATGTTAACGCCTTTAATATCAAAGCATTGTTAGTGATGGCAATTTGGCGCCGCTGGGGTTTATGCATAGGCACTGCATAAAGTTGGGCGAACTATTAACAATATAGAAACACCGCTGGCGATAAACATGCGCTGGCGCAAAATCGATGAGAGTAAGGGTAGTATGGCAGCCATTTTTCTCGTATAAAGAGAAAAATAAAACGCTGTTTTAACTAAGGGGATGCGATGATTATTGGCAATATTGAACATCTGGAGGTCTGGCTGCCGACGGCGTTACGGCAGGCGATTGAGCACGTCAATGCGCATGTCACGACAACGACCGCGCCAGGTAAGTATGACATTGACGGCGACAGGCTGTTTTATATGATTTCTGAAAATATGACGGAGCCGGGCGAATCGCGCAGCGCAGAGTATCACGCTCGTTATCTTGATATTCAGATTGTGCTACAAGGTCAGGAAGGGATGGCATTCAGTACCCGGCCTGCGGGAACGCCGCACACGGACTGGCTGGCGGATAAAGACATTGCATTTTTACCGACGAGCGTCGACGAGAAAACCGTCGTCCTGAACGAAGGCGACTTTGTGGTGTTTTATCCCGGCGAAGTGCATAAGCCCCTGTGCGCGGTGGGAGAACCGGCGCGGGTACGTAAAGCGGTTGTGAAAATGCTGATGGCGTAATATTTTGTGCCGGATGGCGGCGCCT
This DNA window, taken from Salmonella enterica subsp. enterica serovar Typhimurium str. LT2, encodes the following:
- a CDS encoding putative arginine deiminase, translating into MEKHFVGSEIGQLRSVMLHRPNLSLKRLTPSNCQELLFDDVLSVERAGEEHDIFANTLRQQGIEVLLLTDLLTQTLDVADAKAWLLDTQISDYRLGPTFAADIRAWLADMPHRELARHLSGGLTYGEIPASIKNMVVDTHDINDFIMKPLPNHLFTRDTSCWIYNGVSINPMAKPARQRETNNLRAIYRWHPQFAGGDFIKYFGDEDINYDHATLEGGDVLVIGRGAVLIGMSERTTPQGVEFLAQALFKHRQAERVIAVELPKHRSCMHLDTVMTHIDIDTFSVYPEVVRPDVQCWTLTPDGRGGLKRTQESTLVHALETALGIDQVRLITTGGDAFEAEREQWNDANNVLTLRPGVVVGYERNIWTNEKYDKAGITVLPIPGDELGRGRGGARCMSCPLERDGI
- the yjgK gene encoding putative cytoplasmic protein (similar to E. coli orf, hypothetical protein (AAC77209.1); Blastp hit to AAC77209.1 (153 aa), 80% identity in aa 4 - 153) encodes the protein MIIGNIEHLEVWLPTALRQAIEHVNAHVTTTTAPGKYDIDGDRLFYMISENMTEPGESRSAEYHARYLDIQIVLQGQEGMAFSTRPAGTPHTDWLADKDIAFLPTSVDEKTVVLNEGDFVVFYPGEVHKPLCAVGEPARVRKAVVKMLMA